Proteins from a single region of Pseudopedobacter saltans DSM 12145:
- a CDS encoding TraR/DksA family transcriptional regulator gives MENVAKNRYSDAELQEFKELITTKLNSAKEELALLANSLSNPNANGTDDTAGTFKTLEDGSATLEKEQINQLAARQKKFIENLEAALVRIENKTYGICRETGKLIQKERLRAVPHATLSMEAKLKQN, from the coding sequence ATGGAAAATGTTGCTAAAAACCGTTACTCAGATGCAGAACTTCAAGAGTTCAAAGAATTAATCACCACTAAGTTGAATAGTGCTAAGGAAGAGTTAGCATTGTTAGCCAATTCATTAAGTAATCCTAATGCAAATGGTACAGATGATACGGCAGGAACTTTTAAAACATTGGAAGATGGTTCTGCAACATTAGAAAAAGAACAAATTAATCAGTTGGCAGCAAGGCAGAAAAAATTTATAGAGAATTTAGAAGCTGCACTGGTAAGAATAGAAAATAAAACATATGGCATTTGCCGCGAAACAGGTAAGCTTATTCAGAAAGAACGTTTAAGAGCTGTACCACATGCCACTTTAAGTATGGAAGCTAAATTAAAACAGAATTAA